One window of Peteryoungia desertarenae genomic DNA carries:
- the hdaA gene encoding DnaA regulatory inactivator HdaA, translating into MSDTRKTQTRRTGAEQLPLQFDYAAASGRDDLLVSERLAAAVSLIDSWPDWPAPVVVLTGPPGSGKSHLAQIFRELSGATDIDARAGSGSQQIAIDHSVVIEDADRAGFDEVELFHVINNVRQHGRSLLITARSFPPSWNVELPDLRSRLKAAMVVEIGPPDEALLAQVIVKLFADRQLYIDDKIVSYIVQRMERSFSTAQDVVDRIDRLALARRTKITRALVSEVLETIEEFERQE; encoded by the coding sequence ATGTCTGACACCAGAAAAACCCAAACCCGGCGCACCGGCGCCGAGCAGTTGCCGCTTCAATTCGATTACGCTGCGGCATCTGGTCGTGACGACCTTCTCGTTTCGGAACGTCTGGCGGCTGCCGTTTCACTCATCGACAGTTGGCCGGACTGGCCGGCCCCGGTTGTGGTTCTGACGGGGCCGCCCGGTTCGGGCAAGTCGCATCTCGCCCAGATTTTTCGGGAGTTGAGTGGTGCGACCGATATTGACGCTCGCGCTGGCTCGGGGTCGCAGCAAATCGCGATTGACCATTCCGTCGTGATTGAAGACGCCGACCGCGCGGGATTTGACGAGGTCGAACTCTTTCACGTGATCAACAATGTCCGGCAGCACGGGCGAAGCCTGCTGATCACCGCCCGCAGCTTTCCGCCATCCTGGAATGTCGAGCTGCCCGACCTGCGTTCGCGCCTGAAGGCAGCCATGGTCGTGGAGATTGGGCCACCGGACGAGGCCCTTCTTGCACAAGTGATCGTGAAGCTCTTTGCCGACCGTCAGCTTTATATTGATGATAAGATTGTGAGCTACATCGTACAGCGCATGGAGAGATCCTTCTCGACGGCACAGGATGTTGTTGACAGGATAGACAGGCTGGCACTTGCGCGCCGCACAAAGATCACGAGGGCGCTGGTCTCGGAAGTCCTTGAGACTATCGAGGAGTTCGAACGGCAGGAGTGA